The proteins below come from a single Spirochaeta isovalerica genomic window:
- a CDS encoding PAS domain S-box protein, whose product MSKKPTYRELEQRIFELEKIVSTSAHSAESKEAEIKVEYISLMQQSINSFMLDQTLINNYEELIKSIVVQIDQLLRPVFTVFNTFNQETHILKVQEIKANHNILNLAVKIGGERILSTRTKVDAEMYEDIASKRLKVISTLYEATGGTISKPISLALAKAMKIKCFLGFSYLVDNLLSATTLIALKEKPDAFTMHLLQNYTYFTSLSIKRVLTESSLKQSEAKFRAIVKNASPVVFTINKEGTFLLSEGKSLKALGLKPGQVVGMSAFEIYKDYPAITKGIKDALAGRISRDVVQVGNIFFDVLFSPNIDDSGNINSILGMAIDITERKQAEKELQKAKNYISNIIDSMPSVLISVDDNGVVTQWNNEAENKTDFTSKEAIDQPLALLIPRLDCILKNIEEAMESGRVHSFTRQAYYNKDGEKQYEDITIYPLISDDAKGAVIRIDDVTEQVRVEEMLVQSEKLLSVGGLAAGMAHEINNPLGGIIQSAAVLRRRLTDSKMPANKRAAEEFDISIKKIISYLEARDVFKLLDRIDESGMRAAGIVSNMLSFTRKSDISHSPHYLDELLDKSIELAESDYNLMKKYDFRQIEIFREYDENLPAVPCQSGEVQQVFLNILRNGAEAMLDHMTEDSEKKAQFTLRIVLEKEIVRIEIEDKGPGMDENTRKRIFEPFFTTKQTGQGTGLGLSISYFIITEHHGGEMSVMSTPGEGSTFIICLPLKGK is encoded by the coding sequence ATGAGCAAAAAACCTACATACCGGGAATTAGAACAACGAATCTTTGAACTTGAAAAAATAGTTTCCACCTCTGCACATAGCGCCGAGTCCAAAGAGGCGGAAATAAAAGTAGAATACATATCCTTAATGCAGCAGAGCATTAATTCTTTCATGCTCGATCAAACTTTGATTAATAATTATGAAGAACTGATAAAGTCAATTGTAGTACAAATAGATCAATTGCTGAGACCAGTTTTCACTGTATTCAATACTTTTAATCAGGAGACACATATCCTGAAAGTACAGGAAATCAAGGCAAACCATAATATCCTGAATCTGGCAGTAAAGATCGGAGGGGAAAGAATACTTTCGACCAGGACAAAGGTCGATGCGGAAATGTATGAAGATATTGCGTCTAAAAGGCTTAAAGTTATTTCAACATTATACGAGGCTACCGGCGGTACTATTTCAAAACCCATTTCATTAGCACTTGCGAAGGCAATGAAGATAAAATGTTTTTTAGGTTTTTCTTATTTAGTTGACAATCTCCTTTCTGCTACAACTCTCATTGCCCTTAAGGAAAAACCGGATGCATTCACCATGCATTTATTACAGAACTATACATATTTTACATCTCTATCAATTAAAAGAGTCCTTACGGAATCTTCGTTGAAACAGAGTGAGGCGAAATTCAGAGCAATCGTAAAGAATGCTTCACCTGTTGTTTTCACCATTAATAAAGAAGGGACTTTTCTCTTATCAGAAGGAAAGAGTCTGAAGGCTTTGGGATTGAAACCCGGACAGGTTGTCGGTATGTCAGCTTTTGAGATATATAAGGATTATCCTGCTATAACAAAAGGGATAAAAGATGCTTTAGCCGGCAGGATCTCCCGGGATGTTGTTCAGGTCGGTAATATCTTTTTTGATGTTCTATTCAGCCCGAATATAGATGATTCGGGAAATATAAACTCAATCTTAGGTATGGCTATAGATATAACCGAGCGAAAGCAGGCTGAAAAAGAACTTCAAAAAGCCAAGAATTACATCTCAAACATCATTGACTCGATGCCATCTGTTTTAATCAGTGTTGATGATAATGGCGTGGTAACGCAATGGAACAATGAAGCGGAAAACAAGACTGATTTTACGAGTAAAGAAGCTATCGATCAACCTCTTGCTCTGCTCATCCCAAGACTGGACTGTATACTAAAAAACATAGAGGAAGCAATGGAATCCGGTCGGGTTCACTCCTTTACAAGACAGGCCTACTATAACAAAGATGGTGAGAAACAATATGAAGACATTACAATCTATCCTCTTATCTCTGATGATGCTAAAGGAGCCGTCATTCGTATAGATGATGTTACTGAACAGGTTCGTGTTGAAGAGATGTTGGTTCAAAGTGAAAAATTATTATCTGTTGGTGGTTTAGCAGCTGGCATGGCCCATGAAATTAACAATCCGCTGGGCGGAATAATACAATCGGCAGCTGTTTTGCGAAGAAGATTGACTGATTCAAAAATGCCGGCGAATAAGAGAGCGGCAGAAGAATTTGATATCTCTATAAAAAAGATTATCTCATATCTGGAAGCCAGAGATGTTTTTAAGTTGCTTGACAGAATTGATGAATCGGGAATGCGAGCCGCCGGGATTGTTTCGAATATGTTAAGCTTTACCCGCAAAAGCGATATTTCTCATTCGCCTCATTACCTGGATGAGTTGTTGGATAAAAGTATAGAGCTCGCCGAAAGCGACTATAATCTGATGAAGAAATACGATTTTCGGCAAATCGAGATTTTTCGCGAATATGATGAAAATCTGCCTGCAGTACCCTGTCAATCAGGAGAAGTTCAGCAGGTATTCCTCAATATACTTCGAAACGGTGCCGAGGCGATGCTGGATCATATGACGGAGGACTCGGAGAAGAAGGCTCAGTTCACGCTGAGGATAGTTCTTGAAAAAGAAATTGTTCGCATCGAGATTGAGGATAAAGGTCCCGGTATGGATGAAAACACTCGCAAACGTATTTTTGAACCTTTCTTTACAACGAAGCAAACAGGTCAGGGTACAGGCCTGGGACTGAGCATCTCTTATTTCATAATCACAGAACACCATGGTGGTGAAATGAGTGTTATGTCCACACCCGGCGAAGGGTCAACTTTCATTATTTGTCTTCCTCTGAAAGGGAAATAA